A stretch of the Lactuca sativa cultivar Salinas chromosome 9, Lsat_Salinas_v11, whole genome shotgun sequence genome encodes the following:
- the LOC111908766 gene encoding meiosis-specific protein ASY3 isoform X1: MGRQLHLLDDHMSGNWSLGSKYHPCSQSRKISIGIVVDSVAKTKGKNGRGDVTELQTLQNVTSAKDTPTERQNKAPCQEPPPLVYTNTSHQNISHPDTINHPKKVSSLPSTSNVLLQPNKIVGETDPDTVFETQMSDLHSKDANNEEKLKKNTYQSEAGSHFVMGREEQSSYATPQKVTVPEKGITEQGTSERGNNGNMALRMKVQELLGTVYSPNKKQHDHETFGMDANNSKPKSVTNKSDSQHLQTRETHSGSLNKRPVTRSFTSKKPQTQKSVPLYQYKEAQLDKNVFSFVDNWSKNASTNVNHGSTMSKRKERGVHKDENHQATDVRKRKADTVNVSLKENRRGDIEKVQPDTEMKDQFEVIRTGGGNNSTMLKNNKDQDSSSKHSLKINLDPQYDLKSPPFEFKTAPRSLFYNNHEDLDVGSLSKRSFKSHSIGFSMGAHSNANTNNFTMDPQDCVAKPATVHKESKYVGSEISEDGSPVTVPVTLENKNINGNRWSISPSCQEEVSESSEDGSPIKGDGDCEKFHDTSLEQDGLAGAVKLFALALERVESKIHSSTTRQSAEILLSVSMNIHLQLQNAESKIQNEVGKLTNLGKSKRMHSESQCQEQQEQLKRIYEKFKEEVDQHLEKCRSTLKGLESHEIDVRGMVEKQRLSHRKLLMQTEEAIEAQLNDAQKRLSDVHRVAREKMVKLKYGIAECLKEGLHGS, from the exons ATGGGAAGGCAGCTACATTTACTAGAT GATCATATGAGTGGAAATTGGAGCTTGGGTAGCAAATACCATCCATGTAGCCAGTCAAGGAAGATATCAATAGGTATCGTGGTTGATTCTGTTGCCAAAACGAAGGGCAAAAATGGAAGGGGAGATGTGACTgagttgcaaactttacaaaaTGTAACATCAGCAAAAGATACTCCCACAGAAAGACAGAACAAAGCTCCATGCCAGGAACCCCCTCCACTGGTTTATACAAACACTTCCCATCAAAACATATCACATCCAGACACAATTAATCATCCAAAAAAAGTCTCGAGTTTGCCTTCCACCAGCAATGTACTCCTGCAACCTAACAAGATAGTTGGTGAAACTGATCCTGATACAGTTTTTGAAACCCAGATGTCTGATCTTCACTCCAAGGATGCTAATAATGaggaaaaattaaagaaaaacacTTACCAAAGTGAAGCAGGCAGCCATTTTGTCATGGGCAGGGAAGAACAGTCTTCATATGCAACTCCACAGAAAGTAACTGTGCCAGAGAAAGGGATAACAGAGCAGGGAACAAGTGAAagaggaaacaatggaaacatGGCATTAAGAATGAAAGTCCAGGAGTTACTTGGAACTGTTTATTCACCTAACAAGAAACAACACGACCATGAGACTTTTGGAATGGATGCAAATAATTCAAAGCCCAAGTCTGTGACCAACAAAAGTGATAGCCAACATTTGCAGACAAGAGAAACCCACTCTGGAAGTCTAAACAAGAGACCAGTAACTCGATCTTTCACCAGCAAGAAACCTCAAACACAAAAGTCTGTTCCATTATATCAGTATAAAGAAGCTCAATTAGACAAGAATGTATTCTCTTTTGTAGACAATTGGTCAAAGAATGCAAGCACAAATGTGAATCATGGGTCTACAATGTCTAAGAGAAAGGAAAGAGGGGTTCATAAAGATGAGAACCATCAAGCTACTGATGTAAGGAAAAGAAAAGCTGATACTGTAAATGTCTCATTGAAAGAAAACAGAAGAGGAGACATAGAGAAAGTTCAGCCAGATACTGAAATGAAAGACCAGTTTGAAGTTATCAGGACCGGAGGAGGTAATAATAGTACAATGTTAAAGAACAATAAGGATCAAGATTCTTCTTCCAAACATTCCTTAAAGATCAATCTAGACCCACAATATGATCTAAAGAGCCCACCATTTGAGTTCAAAACAGCTCCTAGATCTTTGTTCTACAACAACCATGAAGACCTTGATGTTGGTAGCCTGTCTAAAAGATCCTTCAAATCTCACAGCATAGGGTTTTCAATGGGGGCCCACTCCAACGCAAACACAAATAATTTTACCATGGACCCTCAAGACTGCGTAGCAAAACCAGCTACAGTACACAAAGAAAGTAAATATGTAGGATCTGAGATCTCTGAAGATGGTTCACCAGTCACAG TGCCAGTTACATTAGAGAACAAGAACATAAATGGAAATAGATGGTCTATATCACCATCATGTCAAGAGGAGGTTTCTGAGAGCTCTGAAGATGGTTCACCCATCAAAG GGGATGGAGATTGTGAAAAATTTCATGATACTTCTTTAGAACAGGATGGGCTTGCAGG tGCTGTGAAGCTGTTTGCCTTGGCCTTAGAAAGAGTTGAAAGCAAAATACATTCAAGCACTACTAGACAATCTGCTGAGATATTGTTGTCTGTTTCCATGAACATACATTTGCAGTTGCAAAACGCTGAATCTAAGATCCAAAATGAAGT TGGAAAGTTAACAAACCTTGGTAAATCCAAAAGAATGCACTCAGAAAGCCAATGCCAAG agCAACAAGAGCAGCTGAAGCGCATATACGAGAAATTTAAAGAAGAAGTGGATCAGCACCTTGAGAAGTGCCGAAGCACACTTAAAGGACTAGAATCACATGAGATTGACGTTAGAGGGATGGTAGAGAAACAAA GGCTGTCACACAGAAAGCTTCTCATGCAAACTGAAGAAGCTATTGAGGCACAGCTTAATGATGCCCAAAAGAGACTCTCAGATGTTCACAGG GTGGCAAGGGAGAAAATGGTCAAGCTGAAATATGGTATAGCTGAATGCTTAAAAGAAGGTTTACATGGTAGTTGA
- the LOC111908766 gene encoding meiosis-specific protein ASY3 isoform X2, with amino-acid sequence MGRQLHLLDDHMSGNWSLGSKYHPCSQSRKISIGIVVDSVAKTKGKNGRGDVTELQTLQNVTSAKDTPTERQNKAPCQEPPPLVYTNTSHQNISHPDTINHPKKVSSLPSTSNVLLQPNKIVGETDPDTVFETQMSDLHSKDANNEEKLKKNTYQSEAGSHFVMGREEQSSYATPQKVTVPEKGITEQGTSERGNNGNMALRMKVQELLGTVYSPNKKQHDHETFGMDANNSKPKSVTNKSDSQHLQTRETHSGSLNKRPVTRSFTSKKPQTQKSVPLYQYKEAQLDKNVFSFVDNWSKNASTNVNHGSTMSKRKERGVHKDENHQATDVRKRKADTVNVSLKENRRGDIEKVQPDTEMKDQFEVIRTGGGNNSTMLKNNKDQDSSSKHSLKINLDPQYDLKSPPFEFKTAPRSLFYNNHEDLDVGSLSKRSFKSHSIGFSMGAHSNANTNNFTMDPQDCVAKPATVHKESKYVGSEISEDGSPVTVPVTLENKNINGNRWSISPSCQEEVSESSEDGSPIKGDGDCEKFHDTSLEQDGLAGAVKLFALALERVESKIHSSTTRQSAEILLSVSMNIHLQLQNAESKIQNEVGKLTNLGKSKRMHSESQCQEQQEQLKRIYEKFKEEVDQHLEKCRSTLKGLESHEIDVRGMVEKQKSFSCKLKKLLRHSLMMPKRDSQMFTGWQGRKWSS; translated from the exons ATGGGAAGGCAGCTACATTTACTAGAT GATCATATGAGTGGAAATTGGAGCTTGGGTAGCAAATACCATCCATGTAGCCAGTCAAGGAAGATATCAATAGGTATCGTGGTTGATTCTGTTGCCAAAACGAAGGGCAAAAATGGAAGGGGAGATGTGACTgagttgcaaactttacaaaaTGTAACATCAGCAAAAGATACTCCCACAGAAAGACAGAACAAAGCTCCATGCCAGGAACCCCCTCCACTGGTTTATACAAACACTTCCCATCAAAACATATCACATCCAGACACAATTAATCATCCAAAAAAAGTCTCGAGTTTGCCTTCCACCAGCAATGTACTCCTGCAACCTAACAAGATAGTTGGTGAAACTGATCCTGATACAGTTTTTGAAACCCAGATGTCTGATCTTCACTCCAAGGATGCTAATAATGaggaaaaattaaagaaaaacacTTACCAAAGTGAAGCAGGCAGCCATTTTGTCATGGGCAGGGAAGAACAGTCTTCATATGCAACTCCACAGAAAGTAACTGTGCCAGAGAAAGGGATAACAGAGCAGGGAACAAGTGAAagaggaaacaatggaaacatGGCATTAAGAATGAAAGTCCAGGAGTTACTTGGAACTGTTTATTCACCTAACAAGAAACAACACGACCATGAGACTTTTGGAATGGATGCAAATAATTCAAAGCCCAAGTCTGTGACCAACAAAAGTGATAGCCAACATTTGCAGACAAGAGAAACCCACTCTGGAAGTCTAAACAAGAGACCAGTAACTCGATCTTTCACCAGCAAGAAACCTCAAACACAAAAGTCTGTTCCATTATATCAGTATAAAGAAGCTCAATTAGACAAGAATGTATTCTCTTTTGTAGACAATTGGTCAAAGAATGCAAGCACAAATGTGAATCATGGGTCTACAATGTCTAAGAGAAAGGAAAGAGGGGTTCATAAAGATGAGAACCATCAAGCTACTGATGTAAGGAAAAGAAAAGCTGATACTGTAAATGTCTCATTGAAAGAAAACAGAAGAGGAGACATAGAGAAAGTTCAGCCAGATACTGAAATGAAAGACCAGTTTGAAGTTATCAGGACCGGAGGAGGTAATAATAGTACAATGTTAAAGAACAATAAGGATCAAGATTCTTCTTCCAAACATTCCTTAAAGATCAATCTAGACCCACAATATGATCTAAAGAGCCCACCATTTGAGTTCAAAACAGCTCCTAGATCTTTGTTCTACAACAACCATGAAGACCTTGATGTTGGTAGCCTGTCTAAAAGATCCTTCAAATCTCACAGCATAGGGTTTTCAATGGGGGCCCACTCCAACGCAAACACAAATAATTTTACCATGGACCCTCAAGACTGCGTAGCAAAACCAGCTACAGTACACAAAGAAAGTAAATATGTAGGATCTGAGATCTCTGAAGATGGTTCACCAGTCACAG TGCCAGTTACATTAGAGAACAAGAACATAAATGGAAATAGATGGTCTATATCACCATCATGTCAAGAGGAGGTTTCTGAGAGCTCTGAAGATGGTTCACCCATCAAAG GGGATGGAGATTGTGAAAAATTTCATGATACTTCTTTAGAACAGGATGGGCTTGCAGG tGCTGTGAAGCTGTTTGCCTTGGCCTTAGAAAGAGTTGAAAGCAAAATACATTCAAGCACTACTAGACAATCTGCTGAGATATTGTTGTCTGTTTCCATGAACATACATTTGCAGTTGCAAAACGCTGAATCTAAGATCCAAAATGAAGT TGGAAAGTTAACAAACCTTGGTAAATCCAAAAGAATGCACTCAGAAAGCCAATGCCAAG agCAACAAGAGCAGCTGAAGCGCATATACGAGAAATTTAAAGAAGAAGTGGATCAGCACCTTGAGAAGTGCCGAAGCACACTTAAAGGACTAGAATCACATGAGATTGACGTTAGAGGGATGGTAGAGAAACAAA AAAGCTTCTCATGCAAACTGAAGAAGCTATTGAGGCACAGCTTAATGATGCCCAAAAGAGACTCTCAGATGTTCACAGG GTGGCAAGGGAGAAAATGGTCAAGCTGA
- the LOC111908765 gene encoding uncharacterized protein LOC111908765, producing MSIPKEPEQVMKQRDGSVLGKKTILKSDHFPGCQNKRLSPQIDGAPNFRQAESLRVHGVAIPTIDGIRNVLTYIGAQIDGKQANVLWINLREEPVVYINGRPFVLREVERPFSNLEYTGINRARVEQMEDRLKEDILLEAARYGNKILVTDELPDGQMVDQWEPVTPDSVKTPLQVYLELQTRKFLVDYERIPVTDEKSPKEQDFDTLVDRISRADLKTEIIFNCQMGRGRTTTGMVIATLIYFNRIGASGIPRTNSIGTISVCGSNATDNMLNTEEALLRGEYTVIRSLIRVLEGGVEGKRQVDKVIDKCASMQNLREAIATYRNSILRQPDEMKREALLSFFVEYLERYYYLICFAVYLHTERAVHIPKSPHNHNLNFYDWMKARPELYTIIRRLLRRDPMGALGYANIKPLNKISKPNNDGHPCEMGIVAVSRTGEVLGSQTVLKSDHCPGCQQPNLPERVEGAPNFREIPGFPVYGVANPTVEGIKSVMQRIGSPKGGGGRPVFWHNMREEPVIYINGKPFVLREVERPYKNMLEYTGIDCERVERMEARLKEDILKESERYGGDIMVIHETEDGKIFDAWEHVSCDVVQTPLEVFRSLEADGFPVKYARVPITDGKAPKSSDFDTLALNISSASKDTVFVFNCQMGRGRTTTGTVIACLVKLRIDHGRPIRILLDDMACGDSDNCTSSGDEGKPRVHSNHSFGINDILLLWKITRFFDNGVECREALDAVIDRCSALQNIRQAVLQYRKLFNQQHVEPRERRVALNRGAEYLERYFRLIAFAAYLGSEAFDEQGQGQECKITFKSWLHQRPEVQAMKWSIRLRPGRFFSVPEELRAPQESQHGDAVMEAIVKKRNGSVLGKGSILKMYFFPGQRTSSHIQIHGAPHVFKVDGYPVYCMATPTISGAKEMLTYLGPQKVMLTDLREEAVVYINGTPFVLRELNKPVDTLKHVGITGSVVEHMEARLKEDIISEIKKCGGRMLLHREEYNPSLNQANVVGYWENIFVENVKTPTEVYSGLRDDGYDIVYTRIPLTREREALASDVDAIQYCMDNCAGCYLFVSHTGFGGVAYAMAIICLRLQSEGKLSSLPLTKSGNQDLLSSNEAREKGDYRDILSLTRVLVHGPESKSDVDIVIERCAGAGHLRDDILFYSKELEKVQGDDDDHQAYIMDMGIKALRRYFLLIMFRSYLYCTGTDTHDREMEFTSWMAGRPELGHLCNNLRIDK from the exons ATGTCAATACCAAAGGAGCCGGAGCAGGTGATGAAGCAAAGAGATGGATCTGTGCTTGGGAAAAAGACCATTCTTAAGAGCGACCATTTTCCTGGATGTCAGAACAAGCGACTGTCTCCCCAAATCGACGGCGCCCCAAATTTTCGCCAG GCCGAATCATTGCGTGTACATGGTGTTGCAATCCCAACTATTGATGGGATTAGGAACGTTCTTACATATATTGGGGCTCAAATTGATGGGAAGCAAGCAAATGTTCTTTGGATAAACCTACGCGAGGAACCA GTGGTTTATATCAATGGACGACCATTTGTTTTGCGCGAGGTTGAGAGACCCTTCTCCAATCTTGAATACACG GGTATCAATAGGGCAAGGGTGGAGCAAATGGAAGACCGGTTGAAGGAAGACATATTACTAGAAGCTGCAAG ATATGGAAATAAGATCCTAGTAACTGATGAACTACCAGATGGTCAAATGGTGGATCAATGGGAGCCAGTCACACCCGACTCTGTCAAAACACCACTACAG GTCTATTTAGAACTACAAACAAGAAAATTCCTTGTTGACTACGAACGCATTCCAGTAACAGATGAAAAATCACCCAAGGAACAGGATTTTGATACGTTG GTTGATAGAATTTCAAGAGCCGATCTCAAGACAGAAATAATCTTTAATTGCCAAATGGGGCGCGGACGTACCACCACAGGGATGGTCATTGCCACATTGATCTATTTCAACCGAATAGGAGCTTCtg GTATCCCAAGAACAAATTCAATTGGAACAATTTCTGTCTGTGGCTCAAATGCTACTGACAACATGCTAAACACAGAAGAGGCTCTTCTTAGAGGGGAATACACCGTCATAAGAAGCTTAATCCGTGTCTTAGAG GGCGGTGTTGAAGGCAAACGACAGGTGGACAAAGTAATTGACAAGTGTGCCTCCATGCAGAATTTACGTGAGGCGATTGCAACATATAGAAATAGTATTTTGAGGCAACCTGATGAGATGAAGAGGGAGGCGTTGCTTTCGTTTTTTGTTGAGTACCTTGAAAGATATTACTACCTTATATGCTTTGCTGTATATCTCCATACAGAAAGAGCAGTTCATATTCCTAAATCCCCTCACAATCACAATCTCAATTTCTATGATTGGATGAAAGCAAGACCTGAGCTCTATACCATTATTCGCAG GTTGTTGAGAAGGGACCCAATGGGTGCACTTGGTTATGCAAATATAAAACCATTAAACAAAATAAGCAAACCTAATAATGATGGTCACCCTTGTGAGATGGGAATAGTTGCAGTGTCAAGAACTGGCGAGGTCTTAGGAAGTCAAACTGTTTTAAAAAGTGATCATTGTCCAGGCTGTCAACAACCGAATTTGCCCGAGAGAGTAGAGGGCGCACCTAATTTTAGGGAAATTCCTGGGTTTCCAGTCTATGGTGTTGCAAATCCAACTGTGGAAGGAATTAAATCTGTTATGCAAAGAATAGGTAGCCCTAAAGGTGGCGGGGGCAGACCCGTCTTTTGGCACAACATGAGAGAAGAACCTGTTATTTACATTAATGGAAAGCCCTTTGTGCTTCGTGAGGTTGAAAGACCCTACAAAAACATGCTTGAGTACACG GGAATTGACTGTGAAAGAGTGGAGAGAATGGAAGCTCGATTGAAAGAAGATATTCTCAAAGAATCTGAACGTTATGGAGGTGATATTATGGTAATTCATGAAACTGAAGATGGAAAGATATTTGATGCATGGGAGCATGTAAGTTGTGATGTGGTTCAGACCCCACTGGAGGTATTCAGATCTTTAGAGGCAGATGGGTTTCCTGTAAAGTACGCTCGTGTACCCATTACGGATGGAAAAGCTCCAAAAAGTTCAGATTTCGACACACTGGCTCTCAATATCTCATCAGCATCAAAAGATACAGTCTTTGTATTCAACTGTCAAATGGGCAGAGGGAGGACAACTACCGGGACTGTAATCGCATGTCTGGTCAAACTCCGAATTGACCACGGACGACCCATCAGGATTCTACTCGATGACATGGCGTGTGGCGACTCGGACAACTGTACATCAAGTGGCGATGAAGGGAAACCGAGAGTGCATTCGAATCATTCTTTTGGTATAAATGACATCCTTCTGCTGTGGAAAATAACAAGGTTTTTTGATAATGGGGTGGAATGTCGAGAAGCTTTAGATGCAGTGATTGATAGATGTTCAGCATTGCAAAATATACGCCAGGCTGTACTGCAGTATAGAAAATTATTTAATCAACAGCATGTCGAGCCACGCGAAAGGCGGGTGGCATTGAATCGTGGGGCCGAGTATTTGGAACGTTATTTTCGGTTAATTGCTTTTGCAGCATATCTTGGAAGTGAAGCATTTGATGAACAAGGGCAAGGGCAGGAATGTAAAATCACCTTTAAAAGTTGGTTGCATCAAAGACCGGAAGTACAAGCTATGAAATGGTCAATAAGATTGAGACCCGGACGCTTCTTTAGTGTTCCT GAAGAGTTGAGAGCTCCACAAGAATCTCAACATGGTGATGCGGTAATGGAGGCGATTGTTAAAAAACGTAACGGCTCTGTTTTAGGGAAGGGGTCGATATTAAAGATGTACTTTTTTCCTGGTCAAAGAACTTCTAGTCATATACAAATCCATGGTGCTCCACATGTTTTCAAG gTGGATGGGTATCCTGTGTATTGCATGGCAACTCCAACAATTTCAGGTGCCAAAGAGATGCTAACTTATTTAGGTCCACAAAAAGTGATGTTAACTGACTTGCGTGAAGAAGCTGTTGTTTACATAAATGGGACACCTTTTGTTCTTAGGGAATTAAATAAACCTGTAGACACACTCAAGCATGTGGGTATCACTGGATCAGTGGTTGAACACATGGAGGCTCGGTTAAAGGAGGATATTATATCAGAAATTAAAAAATGTGGTGGCAGAATGCTTTTACACCGTGAAGAATATAACCCATCATTAAATCAGGCAAATGTAGTAGGATATTGGGAGAATATATTTGTGGAAAATGTTAAGACACCTACTGAAGTGTATTCTGGTTTGAGAGATGATGGATATGATATAGTTTACACAAGGATACCTTTGACTAGAGAGAGGGAAGCTTTAGCTTCTGATGTTGATGCTATTCAGTACTGTATGGACAA TTGTGCAGGGTGCTACTTGTTTGTTTCTCACACGGGATTTGGGGGTGTTGCGTATGCCATGGCTATTATATGTTTAAGACTTCAATCTGAAGGGAAGTTATCATCATTACCACTAACAAAAAGTGGTAATCAAGATTTATTATCTTCTAATGAAGCGCGTGAAAAGGGTGATTATCGCGATATACTTAGTCTTACTAGAGTTCTTGTTCATGGTCCTGAGAGTAAATCAGATGTCGATATTGTTATAGAGAG GTGTGCTGGAGCTGGGCATCTTAGAGATGACATTCTGTTCTATAGTAAGGAACTTGAGAAGGTTCAAGGGGATGATGATGATCATCAAGCATACATCATGGACATGGGTATCAAAGCATTGAG GCGTTACTTTCTACTGATAATGTTTAGATCGTATCTGTATTGCACTGGCACTGACACTCATGATAGAGAGATGGAATTCACAAGCTGGATGGCGGGGAGACCTGAACTTGGTCATCTTTGTAATAATCTCAGGATAGATAAATAA